From a single Oreochromis niloticus isolate F11D_XX linkage group LG4, O_niloticus_UMD_NMBU, whole genome shotgun sequence genomic region:
- the LOC100692421 gene encoding perforin-1, with protein MFQVNIWICAGLLLSLPHFTYQLCTDGTPKQCTDAEFAPGANLAGEGFDITKMERKGAFVLDMNQWKRKDKTCILCTNPFLENKKQKLPLTVVDWRAKQSCSAKVSTKLHKSSESLVGSSFSSVENNWKANLDLQAGSKSASLMLAGTNSHLSSYSMEKTKNDKYSFASHSMSCEYYSYRVSSAPKLHREFRKAVKKLPKTYSAETKQRFYKLIDDFGTHYITKVKLGGSIESVTSIRQCQASLQGLSAEEVQMCLEVEASASIKAKKMSTETKHCKKDTQQTDSKSAFSSLFNDRFTEIKGGHTTEPDLLFSADKNPEAYKEWLSTLPQNPDIVSYSLESLHELLPTTTKVRKDLRSAISHYILEKGLWRNCTDHCKAGIRTDSRDPCVCQCHNDPAVNQDCCPTRKGMARVIITVQRASGLWGDHTTGTDGYVKVIFNKLEVRRSPVIYNNNNPHWGMVVDLGSEDISSAKLRFEVWDEDNKWDDDLLGACEPLLTAGVKADLCNLNHGQLFYKLDVQCAPSLSGKSCTDYKPSPMNSSLKKFYVSRHARPIPEAILSEMGVFVDKSSSWKNQSVAAESPKYDVILV; from the exons ATGTTTCAGGTGAATATCTGGATCTGTGCTGGCCTCCTGCTGTCTCTCCCTCACTTTACGTATCAGTTGTGCACAGATGGGACACCAAAACAGTGCACCGATGCAGAATTTGCTCCGGGAGCCAATTTGGCCGGGGAGGGCTTTGATATCACCAAAATGGAACGTAAAGGAGCCTTTGTGCTCGACATGAATCAGTGGAAACGTAAAGATAAAACATGCATCCTGTGTACCAACCCTTTCCTGgagaacaaaaagcaaaagctACCCCTGACAGTGGTGGACTGGAGGGCAAAGCAGTCCTGCAGCGCCAAAGTTTCCACCAAACTTCACAAATCCAGCGAGTCTCTTGTCGGTTCTAGCTTCTCTTCTGTTGAAAACAACTGGAAGGCGAATCTAGATCTACAAGCGGGGAGTAAAAGTGCGTCACTGATGCTGGCTGGTACTAATTCTCACCTCTCGAGTTACTCCATGGAAAAAACCAAGAATGACAAGTACAGCTTCGCAAGCCACAGCATGTCCTGCGAGTACTACAG CTACAGAGTGTCCAGTGCTCCAAAGCTGCACAGAGAATTTCGCAAAGCAGTGAAAAAACTTCCCAAAACCTACAGCGCAGAAACCAAACAACGGTTTTACAAACTCATTGATGACTTTGGGACCCACTACATCACCAAG GTGAAACTGGGAGGAAGTATCGAGTCTGTCACCAGCATCAGACAGTGCCAGGCCAGCCTTCAAGGGCTCAGTGCCGAGGAGGTGCAGATGTGCCTCGAAGTTGAGGCGTCTGCAAGTATTAAAGCTAAAAAAATGAGTACtgaaacaaaacactgcaaaaaggaTACACAGCAGACAGACAGTAAGTCTGCCTTCTCCAGCCTCTTTAATGACAG GTTCACAGAAAtaaaaggtggtcataccacagAGCCAGACCTTCTCTTCTCTGCTGACAAAAATCCAGAAGCCTACAAGGAATGGCTGAGCACATTACCACAAAACCCAGACATCGTCTCATATTCCCTGGAGTCTCTGCATGAGTTACTACCCACCACAACCAAAGTCAGAAAAGACCTGCGCTCTGCCATTAGCCATTACATCCTGGAGAAAGGCCTGTGGAGAAACTGCACTGATCACTGTAAGGCTGGGATTAGGACCGACTCGAGGGATCCCTGCGTCTGCCAGTGCCACAATGACCCTGCCGTGAACCAAGATTGCTGCCCAACTCGTAAGGGAATGGCGCGGGTCATCATAACAGTACAGCGGGCCTCTGGTCTGTGGGGGGACCACACCACCGGTACAGATGGATATGTGAAGGTGATTTTCAACAAATTAGAAGTCCGGCGTTCTCCTGTCAtttataacaacaacaacccacaCTGGGGCATGGTCGTCGACCTGGGCTCAGAGGATATTTCATCAGCTAAACTGAGATTTGAAGTTTGGGATGAGGACAACAAGTGGGATGATGACCTATTAGGAGCATGTGAGCCACTTCTGACTGCTGGAGTTAAAGCGGATCTCTGTAATCTGAACCACGGCCAACTGTTCTATAAACTGGATGTGCAGTGCGCTCCAAGTCTGAGCGGAAAGTCATGCACGGACTATAAACCTTCACCTATGAATTCAAGTCTGAAGAAGTTCTATGTGTCCCGTCATGCCCGTCCTATTCCAGAGGCCATCCTGTCAGAGATGGGTGTGTTTGTGGACAAATCAAGTTCATGGAAAAACCAGAGTGTTGCTGCCGAGAGTCCCAAGTATGATGTAATATTAGTGTGa